Genomic segment of Paenibacillus sp. FSL R5-0912:
TTTAGCTTGTAACCATTTATACTATTTATAATAAAGGATAATCAGTTGCCAATGGTAGTATAATAATAGCGTTTCCATAGCACAAAATGAATATGAGGTGTTTACATGCTCCCCTTCTCCCTGATCGAAATGCCGCGCGACCTGAATGCGTTCCCCTTATACCCTTATTCGGTCGGCCGCCATATCCAGTATCACCATGTGCGTCCGGCCGGATTCCCGGTGCATCAGATATTCCTGATCCGCAGCGGTAGCGGACGGTTCCGCGACCTTGAGAACGGCACTGAGACGGTGCTGACACCGGGAATGGCCTATGCTTTTCCACCCGACCGCGGGCACGAGTATTATCCGTTGTCACATGAGCCGTGGCATGTAGGTTTCATCGGCTTCCATGGAAGCCAGTCAGCAACTGTGCTGGAGGGACTCGGCCTGCTGCCGTCTGCGCTGTTCCATCCTGAACGATTCGAGGATTGCTGGGATATGATCGGCGGAATCTGGCATACGGTAAACGGAAACAGCACCGGCCGCCAGGAGGAGCAGTCGATGCAGGATCTGTCGGTAACCCTCTACAGGCTGCTGCTGATGCTGCGCAGGAGCGAATGCTCCGCCGGTACAGCGACCCGCCTGGAGAACGAAAATGTACGCAACGAAGCTCTGAATAAAGCCGTCAGCCTGATCAACGAGCATTTCACGGAGCCGCTGCTGATTACGAATCTGGCCGCTGCCGTCGGTTATTCTGTCCAGCATTTCCAGCGTCTGTTCCTGCAGGAATACGGCGTGACTCCGCATAAATATCTGCAGAACCTGCGGCTGCAGCGCGCGCTGCAGATGATCACCGAGGACCCTGAGCGTCCTGTGCAGGATATCGCCCTCAACCTTGGCATGGACACCAATTATTTCATCCGCGTCTTCCGCAAGGCGCACGGAGTGACTCCGGGGGTGATGCGGAGCAGGCTGCACGGGAGTGACGAGTGAGCAACGTATTCTTGCTCCATCCATTTTGCCAACTGCATAAGACGTCCAGAACCCCCAAACGTATGTAGAATAGCCAATTCATCTGTGACCCGAAGGTGTGCTTGGGAGGATGGAGTTATTTTCACGGATTAGTTCAGCCCGCAAATACTTCAGCCAAATGCTCCACGCAGTTGTACAGCAGGCAATCCCAGTTATTATTGATTTTGGTGAGCAGGGTTAGCGAAGCATTCTTTATGTAAGTAGTGGTGAACTTGCGGCAGCAGGTGCTGGAGCGTCAAGCCGATTAAGGCACCGTGGCTGACAACCAGTATTTTTTTGTCACCATAGCGGGTATACAGCTCCTCTAGAACAAGCTTTCCTCTGCGTGATACATCCTCTGCCTTCTCCATCCCGAGCTCCAGGCTGCGCCAGTCCGGCCCCCATCTTCCGAGCCATTCTGCCTCATTCAGCCCTTCCAGCTGTCCGCAATCCATTTCACATATCCGTTCGTCAATCAGGTGCTCCTCAATCCCTGAGGCTGCAGCAATAATCTCTGCAGTCTCCCTAGCCCGGCACAAATGGCTGGAAATCATGAGGTCCCACGGTTCTTTACTCAGCCGTCCGGCAAGTCTAAGCGCCTGCTCTCTGCCTTCCCCGTTAAGCGGGATATCCGACAGTCCCTGAGCCCTTCCTGCGATATTCCATTCTGTGATCCCATGCCTGATTAAACCGATTTTTGCCACTCGAATGAACCTCCATTGTTATCGTCTATTGATCACTGCAATTTAAATCACCGAAATCTCTCGTTAGCTGTGGCACAGCAGATTGAGTTACTTACTCACTTTTGCATGGGGTACTATTGTTGGTCGAATTGCAACTTTAATCTCTTAATATCCGGGTGTTCAGGAGGATTGTTGTACGAAATACGAAATACAAGAATTGTCCCGCTCAGCCGCTCGGTGGTTGCGAAATCCTGCTTTTTATACAGGCCTGTTGATTCCCCATATTATGGGATGGATATAATCCCCAAAACCCCTTTGTTCCTGAGCAGACTAAGTTGAACCTGCCACTCCAGCGGAAGACTAAATATACGCCAATGCTGCATAAATTCCCAAAGGGTCAGTTGAGCAAAGGCAGGCACGTTGGGGTGAATTTCATCATAAACGCGTTTCAGAAGCACATAGACAGCAAGGGCCACAAACAATTGGCTGTATACCGCATTTTCGGTGGTTCCAAATAGACATGGCACGTTCAGATGCTGTTTAATCCAGCGGAAAAAGACTTCAATTTCCCAGCGTGCCTTGTAGATTTCAGCGATCACATGAGCGGACTCTTTTCTCAAATCGGTCACGACCCGTACGACTTCACCCCGGTCATTTTCAAATTCTACGACCCGGTGGCGCTGAGCAGATTGGCACTTCCCTTGACCGATATAACAAGTAATATCACGAACAATTTTCGTTTCTCCCTCTGCGGGTCGCTGGAGTTCTCTTGGCTTCACCAAATGGAGATTGTCTTTGAGCCGAATCACAAACGACTGGCCCTGGAGCACATATTGATCCAATCTGCTGATTTTTCCATACGCCCGATCCTGTACCAAAATGTAGTCCGTATCTGCCAAGACTTCTCCAAACGGAGCGTCATTGCGCTTCGCGATCGATTCCTTCACGTTCAGGGGTGAACGCTGGCCATGCGAAAGAGCAACATGCAGCTTAATACCCCCTCTGAATTTTTTGTACGAGGCCCAAGGCATTCGAGAGTTCGCTGCCGTGACCGTAGTCGAGTCAATCAGCAAAAGATCTTTAGGAAGGTTCAAATGCCGCCGGGTTTGGCGGTTACATTTCGTGACGAGCAGTTGAAAGATACGTTTGAAGATTTCGTAAGGGACTTCACCGGCCTTGCCGGAAAGGGTGGAGTAATGAATTTCTGGCAAGTCAAAGCGTGGGCCTAAGCGGGCACTCTGCCGGAATCCGTCCCATTTGTGGTAGCAGGCTTGGACAAAGTAATCGAGCAGCAACCCGACGGTCATTTTGGTTCCTCTATCCACGTAGTCCTCGGTTTGTCCGGTCACCATTTGGACTTCTTCCGGTGTTAACACTTGTTTGAAAACGGCTAAAAATGGGGTATATTTATTCATGAGGTCGCCTCATTTCGGTTTGGTTTGGTCGTACTTACCATTACCCGAAATGGCGGCCTTTTTCGTCCCTTTTTTTGGGAAATCAACACGCCTACTTTTTATACAACAATTTCCGATTTGGCCCGAAATAATGAAGAGAATGTTGTATTATGTGCAGGATTTTCAAAAAGTCACCGGTTCGCCGGATCTCCACCACGATCAGAGAGTTAACCGAAGGATCTTGGCAACAGCAACACCCATCAGCGGCCTGAAGTCCAGGGATCACCAAAGTCACAGCTCATTCTTATGTAAATCTCCTAATAAGTTCAGTTTATCCCGCTGCAAAAAAGACAGCGCAGTCAGCCTCTTCCGAAGAGGTCCTGACCACAGCTGTCTTTCTGCATATCACCCTATCTAAACCGCCGTAAACTGGCTATTGTACAAACGGGCGTAATAGCCCCCGCTCTCCACCAGCTCCTCATGCGTTCCGCTCTCGACAATGTCGCCGTCCTTCATGAACAGAATCAGGTCCGACTCACGGATCGTGGACAGCCGGTGGGCAATCACGAAGCTGGTACGGCCGGAGATCATCGCCAGAAAAGCCTTCTGAATCCGCACCTCCGTCAGCGTATCAATACTGCTCGTAGCCTCATCCAGAATAAGCATCGGCGGATCGACGAGCATCACACGGGCGATGGTAAGCAGCTGCTTCTGGCCTTGAGAGAGATTATCTCCCGAGCCGCTTATTTTCGTATTATAGCCCTCGGGCAGCCGTTTGATGAAGCTGTGTGCATTCGCGGCTTTGGCGGCGGCAATGACCTCCGCTTCCGTTGCTTCCGGCTTACCGTAAGCGATATTATCGCGGATCGAACCTCCGTACAGCCAGGTATCCTGCAGCACCATCCCGAAGTTACGCCGCAGACTGTCCCGGGTAATCGAAGTAATGTCCGTACCATCAATCCGGATGGTGCCGCTGTCGACTTCATAGAAGCGCATCAGCAGGTTCACCAGTGTGGTCTTCCCCGCTCCGGTCTGGCCGACAATCGCCACGCGCGTGCCCGGCTTCACTTCCAGACTGAAGTTCCTGATCAGCGGCCGTTCCGGGGTATAAGCAAAGCTCACTTTGTCGAAGGTAATGGTACCCTGGCTTCCCTTCATCACTACAGCACCCGGAGCATCCGGAGTCTCCTGCGGCAGATCCAGAATGGTGAAAATACGCTGCGCCGATGCCGTCGCCGACTGCAGCTGGGTAATGACACCTGTAATCTCATTGAACGGCTTCGCGAACAGATTCGAGTAGATCAGGAAGCTGGACAGATCCCCGACGGAGAAGTGTCCGCCGATCACAAGTGCACTGCCGATCATCGCGATCACCGAGAAGGTGATGTTGTTCACCAGACGTGTAGTCGGATTAGACAGAGAGCCGTAGAACTGTGATTTGATCCCTGTCTTGTACAGCTCATTATTGCGCTCAGCGAAGCCTGCAAAAGAGCGGTCCTCGTAGTGATAGGCCTGCACTACCTTTTGTCCGCCGACGAGTTCTTCCACATAACCGTTCAGCCCGCCGAGGATTTTGGCCTGCTCCCGGAACATCTGCTGTGAACGCATTGTAATGAAACGGGCGACGAAGAAGGTCGCCGGTGCAGACAACAGCACCACCAGCGTCATCACAGGGCTGATATAGAGCATTAGCCCGATAGCCCCGGCAATGGTCACAATCCCCGTCAGCAGCGTGGAGAAGCCCTGCAGCAGCCCGTCAGAGACAGCATCCATATCGTTCACGAACCGGCTGATGCTGTCGCCTTGCGGATGATTATCATGAAACTTCAGCGGCAGTGCGTCCAGCTTGTCAAACAGCTCGCGGCGGAGATCGTAAACTGTCCGGTAGGCCAGCTTGTTCGTATAGTAAGTGAGCAGCCAGCCGAAGAAGCTGCCAATCAGATATATGGCTCCCAGGATCAGCAGCAGGCGTAAAATCCCCGGGAAGTCCACCTGATCCGGCCCGATCATACGGTCAACCGCGCGGCCGATCAGCAGCGGTCCGATCAGGCTGGAAATCACACTCAGAATGGCGCAGATGACTGCCCCGATAGTAATCTTCCGGTATTGGCTTGTATATCTAAACAGCCGTTTCCAGGTCGCCCTGCTATTCATTGTACAGCCTCCTCGCTCGAGAGCTGGGACATGCAGATTTCCTGATAGACCCCGCAGCTCTTCAGCAATTCTTCATGCCTGCCGATACCGGCAATCCGCCCTTCATCGAATACAATAATCTGATCCGCCTGTCTTACGGTACTCACCCGCTGGGATACAAGCAGAACCGTCCTATCTCCGCTGTTCTTGTTCAGTGCACGGCGCAAAGCTGCATCCGTGGCAAAATCCAGCGCACTGGAGGAATCATCCAGGATGAGTATAGGCGGACGTCCTACAACCGCCCGGGCAATTGTCAGCCGCTGCTTCTGTCCTCCGGACAAATTATGCCCTCCGCGTGCGACAAGAGTATCCAGTCCCTGCGGCAGCTTGGCAATGAACTCTTCCGCCTGGGCCACCGCTGCTGCAGACATAATCTCATCCCGGGTTGCAGAGGCCTTGCCCCAGCGGATGTTATCGGCAATTGATCCGGTGAACAACATGGCCTTCTGCGGCACAATGCCAATCCTGCTCCGCAGCTGCTCCAGCCGGTACTGCCGCACATTTACACCTTCCACCAGGATTTCACCCTCTACTGCATCATAGAACCGCGGAATGAGGTTCACGAAGGTCGATTTACCGGAGCCGGTACTGCCGATTAGTCCGACCGTCTCCCCCCGGTGAATGTCGACCGTGATATTCTCCAGCGCAAGCTCACCGGTTGTGTTATACCCGAACGAAACATTGCGGAAGGAGATCACCGGCGCTGAATCATCACGCTTGGCCGCCGGCGCGTCTGCCGCAACCTCGGCAACCGTCGCCGTCATTGCCAGTACCTCGTTGACACGGTTGGCAGATGACGAGGCTTTGGTGAACAGAATAACGAGATTAGATACCACAATCAGCGCCAGCAGGATCTGTGTCACATAGTTGATGAATGCAATGATCTCCCCCTGTGACAGCCGCCCGGCATCGATATGAATGCCGCCTGCCCACAGAATGGCGATAATCGCCGCGTTAACCACCAGCGTGGTCATCGGGCCCAGCCAGGCGGATATCCGTCCGACCCGGATTGCGGTCTGTGTCAAATCCTCAGAAGCTTCATTGAAGCGCTGCTTCTCGCGGCGGCTCTCTGCAAAAGCGCGGATGACCCGGATACCGGACAGATTCTCGCTAAGCACCAGCGCCAGACGGTCCAGCTTGACCTGATATTTGCGGTAGAGCGGCGAGCTGCGCGTAATGATGAAATACAGAATGACTCCGAATACCGGTGTAGCC
This window contains:
- a CDS encoding AraC family transcriptional regulator produces the protein MLPFSLIEMPRDLNAFPLYPYSVGRHIQYHHVRPAGFPVHQIFLIRSGSGRFRDLENGTETVLTPGMAYAFPPDRGHEYYPLSHEPWHVGFIGFHGSQSATVLEGLGLLPSALFHPERFEDCWDMIGGIWHTVNGNSTGRQEEQSMQDLSVTLYRLLLMLRRSECSAGTATRLENENVRNEALNKAVSLINEHFTEPLLITNLAAAVGYSVQHFQRLFLQEYGVTPHKYLQNLRLQRALQMITEDPERPVQDIALNLGMDTNYFIRVFRKAHGVTPGVMRSRLHGSDE
- a CDS encoding histidine phosphatase family protein: MAKIGLIRHGITEWNIAGRAQGLSDIPLNGEGREQALRLAGRLSKEPWDLMISSHLCRARETAEIIAAASGIEEHLIDERICEMDCGQLEGLNEAEWLGRWGPDWRSLELGMEKAEDVSRRGKLVLEELYTRYGDKKILVVSHGALIGLTLQHLLPQVHHYLHKECFANPAHQNQ
- a CDS encoding IS4 family transposase, yielding MNKYTPFLAVFKQVLTPEEVQMVTGQTEDYVDRGTKMTVGLLLDYFVQACYHKWDGFRQSARLGPRFDLPEIHYSTLSGKAGEVPYEIFKRIFQLLVTKCNRQTRRHLNLPKDLLLIDSTTVTAANSRMPWASYKKFRGGIKLHVALSHGQRSPLNVKESIAKRNDAPFGEVLADTDYILVQDRAYGKISRLDQYVLQGQSFVIRLKDNLHLVKPRELQRPAEGETKIVRDITCYIGQGKCQSAQRHRVVEFENDRGEVVRVVTDLRKESAHVIAEIYKARWEIEVFFRWIKQHLNVPCLFGTTENAVYSQLFVALAVYVLLKRVYDEIHPNVPAFAQLTLWEFMQHWRIFSLPLEWQVQLSLLRNKGVLGIISIP
- a CDS encoding ABC transporter ATP-binding protein, whose amino-acid sequence is MNSRATWKRLFRYTSQYRKITIGAVICAILSVISSLIGPLLIGRAVDRMIGPDQVDFPGILRLLLILGAIYLIGSFFGWLLTYYTNKLAYRTVYDLRRELFDKLDALPLKFHDNHPQGDSISRFVNDMDAVSDGLLQGFSTLLTGIVTIAGAIGLMLYISPVMTLVVLLSAPATFFVARFITMRSQQMFREQAKILGGLNGYVEELVGGQKVVQAYHYEDRSFAGFAERNNELYKTGIKSQFYGSLSNPTTRLVNNITFSVIAMIGSALVIGGHFSVGDLSSFLIYSNLFAKPFNEITGVITQLQSATASAQRIFTILDLPQETPDAPGAVVMKGSQGTITFDKVSFAYTPERPLIRNFSLEVKPGTRVAIVGQTGAGKTTLVNLLMRFYEVDSGTIRIDGTDITSITRDSLRRNFGMVLQDTWLYGGSIRDNIAYGKPEATEAEVIAAAKAANAHSFIKRLPEGYNTKISGSGDNLSQGQKQLLTIARVMLVDPPMLILDEATSSIDTLTEVRIQKAFLAMISGRTSFVIAHRLSTIRESDLILFMKDGDIVESGTHEELVESGGYYARLYNSQFTAV
- a CDS encoding ABC transporter ATP-binding protein yields the protein MFKIAVFLKPYRKEVIIGPIFKLLEAILELLLPTIVALIINNGIGRQDSAYVYRMGSLMVLMAILGFGCSMICQYYAARASQGFGTSLRNKMFKHISSLSYAELDIIGTPSLINRITNDVNQLQLAVAMLIRLVIRAPFICIGAIIMSMILDFRLSLILIAATPVFGVILYFIITRSSPLYRKYQVKLDRLALVLSENLSGIRVIRAFAESRREKQRFNEASEDLTQTAIRVGRISAWLGPMTTLVVNAAIIAILWAGGIHIDAGRLSQGEIIAFINYVTQILLALIVVSNLVILFTKASSSANRVNEVLAMTATVAEVAADAPAAKRDDSAPVISFRNVSFGYNTTGELALENITVDIHRGETVGLIGSTGSGKSTFVNLIPRFYDAVEGEILVEGVNVRQYRLEQLRSRIGIVPQKAMLFTGSIADNIRWGKASATRDEIMSAAAVAQAEEFIAKLPQGLDTLVARGGHNLSGGQKQRLTIARAVVGRPPILILDDSSSALDFATDAALRRALNKNSGDRTVLLVSQRVSTVRQADQIIVFDEGRIAGIGRHEELLKSCGVYQEICMSQLSSEEAVQ